A window of the Vigna angularis cultivar LongXiaoDou No.4 chromosome 3, ASM1680809v1, whole genome shotgun sequence genome harbors these coding sequences:
- the LOC108326651 gene encoding phospholipase A1 PLIP2, chloroplastic: MEAVCLKSGMLPTISIGGSLDARANHSQVSTVGRSAGDKPPQRSLFSRFSFRYPLESLWHRGNNSKHKGLAIDDAVLADNAEAKAIRDDGQGDEMERGNWVLKILRVKSVWEGKQRHEEEVAVNDQTQSNYDGEEVCECDACGVGEDDSYGDAEEAEFDRGSFSRMLRRVSLAEARLYAQMSHLGNLAYDIPKIKPGKLLKHYGLRLVTSSIEKKELAAIAENDTQKVETDEKEEEEVKKEDPKHSGYNISATAAYNIAASAATYLHYQTRSIFPFKSSNAVTGEASLGGSNESLDNDLINSEVSSLMATTDSVTAVVAAKEEVKQAVADDLNSAHSSPCEWFVCDDDQSGARFFVIQGSETMASWQANLLFEPIKFEGLDVLVHRGIYEAAKGMYDQMLPEVHAHLKSRGSRATFRFTGHSLGGSLALLVNLMLLIRQEVPISSLLPVVTFGSPSIMCGGDSLLEKLGLPRSHVQAITMHRDIVPRAFSCNYPNHVAELLKAVNGNFRSHPCLNKQKVLYTPMGNLLILQPDEKFSPSHHLLPSGSGLYLLCCPLSESKDTDKQLRAAQTVFLNSPHPLEILSDRSAYGSGGSIQRDHDMNSYLKSVRTVIRQELNQIRKVKRELRRKVWWPLVLPRGMDTSNVAGRSMISIKVGQRQSSFSGMIQTGRQSLKRFRRLVTSQHIHLFVLLLFPARLLLLGNIQPN, encoded by the exons ATGGAGGCTGTGTGTTTAAAATCTGGGATGCTTCCCACGATCTCTATTGGTGGGTCGCTGGACGCACGTGCCAATCATTCTCAGGTGAGCACGGTGGGGCGTTCCGCTGGGGATAAACCGCCGCAAAGGTCGTTGTTTTCGAGGTTTTCCTTTCGGTATCCTTTGGAATCTCTCTGGCATCGGGGAAACAACAGCAAGCACAAAGGGCTTGCCATCGACGACGCCGTTTTGGCTGATAACGCCGAAGCGAAGGCCATTAGAGATGATGGCCAGGGTGACGAAATGGAACGCGGAAACtgggttttgaagattttgcgCGTGAAGTCCGTGTGGGAGGGGAAACAGCGCCATGAAGAGGAGGTCGCGGTTAATGATCAGACTCAAAGCAATTACGATGGGGAGGAAGTGTGTGAATGTGATGCTTGCGGAGTTGGGGAAGATGACAGTTACGGTGACGCAGAAGAGGCTGAATTCGATAGAGGCTCCTTTTCCAGAATGCTCCGGAGGGTATCGTTAGCAGAAGCTAGGTTGTATGCTCAGATGTCACACTTGGGGAACTTGGCTTACGATATACCGAAAATCAAG CCCGGGAAACTCTTAAAACATTATGGTTTGCGCCTTGTAACTTCATCAATAGAGAAGAAGGAATTGGCAGCAATAGCTGAAAACGATACCCAGAAAGTTGAAACTGacgagaaggaagaagaagaagtaaaaAAAGAGGATCCGAAGCACAGTGGGTACAACATAAGTGCAACTGCTGCTTATAACATTGCCGCCTCTGCTGCCACATATCTGCATTATCAGACTAGGAGCATATTTCCATTCAAATCCTCAAATGCAGTGACTGGTGAAGCATCACTCGGTGGAAGCAATGAGAGCTTAGACAATGACTTAATAAACTCAGAGGTGTCATCTTTGATGGCCACAACTGATTCAGTGACAGCAGTGGTTGCGGCAAAGGAGGAAGTAAAGCAGGCTGTCGCTGATGATTTAAACTCTGCACATTCATCACCGTGTGAATGGTTTGTCTGTGATGATGACCAGAGTGGTGCAAGATTTTTTGTTATTCAG GGTTCAGAGACAATGGCTTCTTGGCAAGCAAACCTGctttttgaaccgattaaattTGAG GGGTTAGACGTCCTTGTGCACAGAGGTATATACGAGGCTGCTAAAGGGATGTATGACCAGATGTTGCCAGAAGTACATGCTCACCTAAAATCTCGAGGTTCTCGTGCAACTTTCCGTTTCACTGGGCATTCTCTTGGTGGAAGCCTGGCATTACTAGTAAATCTTATGCTGTTGATTAGGCAGGAAGTGCCTATCTCCTCTCTACTTCCCGTGGTAACATTTGGTTCCCCATCCATCATGTGTGGGGGGGATAGTCTGCTAGAAAAATTAGGTTTGCCTAGGAGTCATGTTCAAGCAATTACAATGCACAGAGACATTGTTCCTCGAGCATTTTCTTGCAATTACCCTAACCACGTTGCAGAACTGTTGAAAGCTGTCAATGGGAACTTCCGTAGTCATCCTTGTCTCAATAAACAG AAGGTACTATATACACCAATGGGTAATCTGCTGATTCTGCAGCCAGATGAGAAATTTTCACCAAGCCATCATCTCCTGCCTTCAGGCAGTGGTTTATATCTTCTGTGTTGTCCTTTGTCAGAATCCAAGGACACAGACAAGCAGCTCCGAGCTGCTCAGACGGTGTTCTTGAACTCACCTCACCCACTTGAGATATTAAGTGACCGTTCTGCTTATGGGTCTGGAGGAAGTATACAAAGAGATCATGACATGAATTCCTACTTAAAGTCTGTGAGAACTGTGATTCGCCAGGAACTTAACCAGATCCGTAAAGTCAAGAGGGAGCTACGGCGGAAGGTGTGGTGGCCTCTTGTGTTACCACGTGGAATGGATACCAGTAATGTTGCTGGGAGGTCCATGATATCAATCAAAGTAGGTCAACGTCAGTCATCCTTCTCTGGCATGATACAAACAGGTAGACAGTCCCTGAAAAGGTTCAGGAGGCTTGTTACATCCCAGCATATACATTTGTTTGTGCTGCTCTTGTTCCCTGCTCGCTTGTTACTCTTAGGGAACATACAGCCTAATTAG